One genomic window of Panicum hallii strain FIL2 chromosome 6, PHallii_v3.1, whole genome shotgun sequence includes the following:
- the LOC112896976 gene encoding uncharacterized protein LOC112896976 isoform X2, producing MAVVRSEEPELGLGVAAEVERGAVGPEEPELAGQPRPVVDADEPRDLPRRPGLPVHPERHHAVPERGFHGGAAGGVERRALRARHVGQRQGAPGRQPERVRAELGEDPAAERQPELQARERRGGARVGVAGLHEERELHVIQRALLVVHQGVQARRPDGQVRRPGLQQQHHHQHGHRRQQHHDGQHREHHRRRPLQHARPVAPEVVVPLPPVRAPPGVLPPVAAAVTVALLLLLVAVALELLMPVAVAVALLMPVAVDAAAAVSLVVLLGMWPVLVREAIPAGRHGGSGGELQRQAAAAAACQHQARGEAIERGAGGIQLSDGVPCRAVAAALLCARGERRRRGRCPARGEFVRAVAGKAMCVVEDQHSDFLYNHLGWSWSRTQMDDGYSVHAATAMSGAGF from the exons ATGGCGGTCGTCAGGTCAGAAGAACCAGAACTTGGACTTGGAGTTGCAGCTGAAGTGGAGCGCGGTGCCGTTGGGCCAGAAGAACCGGAGCTCGCAGGCCAGCCGCGTCCAGTGGTGGACGCCGACGAGCCCCGCGATCTTCCACGCCGTCCTGGCCTCCCCGTCCACCCCGAACGGCACCACGCCGTCCCGGAGCGCGGCTTCCATGGCGGCGCTGCGGGTGGCGTCGAGCGGCGCGccctgcgcgcgcgccacgtAGGCCAGCGGCAGGGTGCCCCTGGGCGGCAGCCCGAACGGGTCCGCGCGGAGCTTGGCGAGGACCCCGCCGCCGAACGCCAGCCGGAGCTCCAGGCGCGAGAACGACGCGGCGGAGCGCGCGTTGGCGTTGCGGGCCTCCACGAGGAGCGAGAGCTGCACGTCATCCAGCGCGCCCTGCTGGTCGTACATCAGGGAGTTCAGGCTCGCCGTCCGGACGGCCAGGTACGGCGACCggggctgcagcagcagcaccaccaccagcacGGTCACCGCCGCCAGCAGCACCACGATGGCCAGCACCgtgaacaccaccgccgccgtccactCCAGCACGCCCGACCGGTGGCCCCGGAAGTCGTTGTACCGCTGCCGCCGGTGCGGGCGCCGCCCGGCGTCTTGCCGCCAGTGGCTGCCGCCGTAACCgtcgcgctgctgctgctgctggtcgCCGTAGCCCTCGAGCTGTTGATGCCGGTCGCCGTAGCCGTCGCGCTGCTGATGCCGGTCGCCGTAgacgccgcggccgccgtcTCGTTGGTGGTACTGCTCGGAATGTGGCCGGTGCTCGTCAGAGAGGCGATCCCGGCCGGTCGAcatggcggcagcggcggcgagctaCAACGGcaagcggcagcggcagcagcatgCCAGCATCAGGCGCGGGGAGAGGCGATCGAGCGCGGGGCCGGGGGGATTCAGCTCAGCGACGGCGTGCCGTGCCGTGCGGTGGCGGCCGCCTTATTATGTGCGCGGGGAGAGCGGCGGCGACGTGGCCGTTGCCCGGCGCGGGGGGAGTTCGTTCGCGCTGTGGCCGGCAAAG CTATGTGCGTAGTAGAGGATCAACATTCAGATTTCCTATACAACCATCTAGGATGGAGCTGGAGTAGGACTCAGATGGATGATGGATACTCTGTCCATG